A part of Arachis hypogaea cultivar Tifrunner chromosome 12, arahy.Tifrunner.gnm2.J5K5, whole genome shotgun sequence genomic DNA contains:
- the LOC112729944 gene encoding uncharacterized protein, protein MAPYEALYGRKCQSPLCWYETGEASVLDPDLVAETTENIKKICARILTAQSRQKSYADQRMKPLEFEVGEHVFLRVTPTTGIGRAIKTKKLNPRFIEPFEILRRFGLVAYQVALPPHLSNLHDVFHVSQLLKYTSNGAHVLEPESVELRENLTFQVTPVRIDDTSVKKLRGKEVSLVKVAWKRAGVEEHTWELESEMRKDYPELFSGNH, encoded by the coding sequence atggctccgtatgaagCCTTGTATGGGCGGAAGTGCCaatctccactttgttggtatgaaacCGGTGAAGCAAGTGTTTTGGATCCTGATTTGGtagcagagactactgagaaCATTAAGAAGATTTGTGCAAGGATTTTGACTGCGCAGAGCCGACAGAAAAGCTATGCAGATCAGAGAatgaaaccattagaatttgaagTGGGAGAACACGTATTTTTGAGGGTTACACCGACAACCGGGATTGGAAGAGCGATTAAAACTAAGAAGTTGAATCCGAGGTTCATTGAACCGTTTGAGATTCTGAGGCGATTCGGGCTGGTGGCGTATCAAGTAGCTTTGCCACCGCACTTGTCTAATttgcatgacgtattccacgtATCACAACTCCTTAAGTATACGTCGAATGGGGCTCATGTGTTAGAGCCTGAGTCGGTCGAGTTGAGGGAGAACTTGACATTTCAAGTAACACCGGTGCGTATCGACGACACTAGTGTGAAGAAGCTGCGAGGAAAAGAAGTTTCATTGGTTAAGGTTGCTTGGAAGAGAGCAGGAGTCGAAGAGCATACATGGGAATTGGAGTCCGAGATGCGAAAGGATTATCCCGAGCTATTCTCAGGTAATCACTAA